In Pleuronectes platessa chromosome 4, fPlePla1.1, whole genome shotgun sequence, the following proteins share a genomic window:
- the LOC128438226 gene encoding cytochrome P450 1A1 → MKLMFGILPIKENPCASISSVTVGLCLLTLLLMALRGRKSHQHTSQSDHTKYPPPPGPTPWPLVGNLLQMGDQIHLSLTRLRLQYGDVFKIRLGSLTVVVLSGYSTIRQALVRQGDAFAGRPDLFTFSAVANGTSMTFSEKYGPAWMLHKKLCKNALRSFSQTEPRGSGATCLLEEHVCAEAAEMVEVLREQVAAKREMGQDVAGIDPAIPLVTSVANVVCALCFGKRYDYNDKEFLTIVHINNEVLRIFAAGNLADFFPVFRYFPSPSLRKMVQHIQRMNGFMERSIEEHINIFDRNCIRDITDALIALCEDREENKETSVLSNSQIIHTVIDIFGAGFDTIIAGLQWSLLYLIKFPDVQDRIQQEIDDHIGTARLPRFSDKTEMPFTEAFIYEVFRHASYIPFTIPHCTTRNITLNGYFIPKDTCVFINQYQVNHDVDQWGDPDTFRPERFLGPSGLLNKELTEKVLIFGMGKRRCLGDGFARLEMFVFLTTLLHGLRIEKVPGQELDLSTDFGLTMKPRPYCITISSRF, encoded by the exons ATGAAACTGATGTTTGGGATTCTGCCCATCAAGGAGAACCCATGCGCTTCTATTTCTAGTGTCACTGTCGGTCTGTGTCTTCTCACCCTCCTCCTGATGGCCCTCAGAGGCCGAAAGAGTCACCAACACACCTCCCAGTCGGACCACACTaaatatcctcctcctcctggcccCACACCATGGCCCCTTGTCGGTAACCTGCTACAGATGGGGGACCAGATTCATCtttctctaacacgtctgaggcTCCAATATGGTGATGTTTTCAAG ATACGTCTGGGCTCTTTGACTGTTGTGGTCCTGAGCGGATACTCCACCATCAGACAGGCATTGGTCCGACAAGGGGATGCTTTTGCAGGGCGGCCTGACCTTTTTACCTTTTCTGCTGTGGCCAACGGGACCAGTATGACCTTCAGTGAGAAGTACGGACCGGCCTGGATGCTCCATAAGAAGCTGTGCAAGAACGCCCTCAGGTCTTTCTCCCAGACTGAGCCCAGGGGGTCTGGTGCCACCTGCCTGCTGGAGGAGCATGTCTGTGCTGAGGCTGCTGAGATGGTGGAGGTGCTTCGGGAGCAGGTTGCTGCTAAAAGGGAAATGGGCCAAGATGTGGCGGGCATAGATCCAGCGATACCCTTGGTAACCTCAGTGGCAAATGTTGTGTGTGCCCTCTGCTTTGGGAAAAGGTATGACTACAATGATAAGGAGTTTCTCACTATTGTCCACATCAACAACGAGGTCCTGAGGATCTTTGCAGCAGGGAATCTGGCCGATTTTTTCCCTGTGTTTCGCTACTTTCCGAGTCCATCTCTGAGGAAGATGGTGCAGCACATTCAGAGGATGAATGGATTCATGGAGAGGAGCATTGAGGAGCACATCAACATCTTTGATAGG aACTGTATCCGGGATATTACAGACGCTCTGATTGCACTTTGTGAGGACAGGGAGGAAAATAAGGAAACGTCTGTGCTCTCCAACTCTCAGATCATTCACACGGTTATAGACATCTTTGGAGCAG GATTTGACACCATCATTGCTGGTTTACAGTGGAGCCTGTTGTACCTCATCAAGTTTCCTGACGTCCAGGACAGAATCCAGCAGGAGATAG ATGACCACATAGGCACAGCCAGACTGCCCAGGTTTTCAGATAAGACTGAGATGCCTTTCACGGAGGCGTTCATATATGAAGTGTTTCGTCATGCTTCCTACATCCCTTTCACCATACCTCACTG CACCACAAGAAACATCACACTGAATGGATATTTCATTCCTAAAGACACATGTGTCTTCATCAACCAGTATCAAGTCAATCATGATGT TGATCAATGGGGTGACCCGGACACGTTTCGCCCTGAACGATTCCTGGGTCCGTCAGGACTCCTCAACAAGGAGCTGACGGAGAAGGTTCTCATCTTTGGCATGGGGAAGAGACGCTGTCTCGGGGATGGATTTGCTCGGttggagatgtttgtgtttctcaccaCGCTGCTCCACGGGCTGCGGATTGAAAAGGTCCCGGGGCAGGAGCTGGATCTCAGCACTGACTTTGGTCTGACGATGAAACCACGTCCATACTGTATCACCATCTCCTCCAGGTTTTAG
- the LOC128438250 gene encoding aldehyde dehydrogenase 1A1 isoform X1, whose protein sequence is MPVTGGRIYQAGASSSASPTEGKHANMNSQPDHDHQQQSGNGCNHQVPNQNHRPQSVDGPEMQALPMPVPEPTIQHTKLFINNEWHESCSGRKIPVYNPATGELLCDVEEADAEDVDLAVRSARAAFQMGSPWRSMDASDRGHLLNRLADLVERDRLLLATLEALDSGKVFLMAYFVDLMATIKTLRYYGGWADKVQGKTIPVDGQYFTYTRHEPIGVCGQIIPWNFPLMMFAWKIAPALCCGNTVIIKPAEQTPLSALHMAALIKEVGFPPGVVNVVPGYGQTAGCAISHHMDIDKVAFTGSTAVGKLIQKAAGDSNLKRVTLELGGKNPNIVFADCDLEYAVEQAHSGLFFNQGQCCLAGSRVFVEEPIYEEFVRRSVERATSKVLGNPLLPGVDHGPQIDQKQFDKIMELIESGKSEGATLECGGSAWGQQGLFIQPTVFSNVTDDMRIAKEEIFGPVQQIMCFRSVHEVIQRANDTHYGLAAGVFTNDIDKALTVSSALQAGMVWVNCYNAMSAQCPFGGFKMSGNGREMGEYALQEYTEVKAVTIKISQKNS, encoded by the exons ATGCCGGTGACCGGAGGGAGAATCTACCAGGCTGGAGCCTCCTCATCAGCCTCACCCACAG agggaaaacatgcaaacatgaACTCCCAGCCTGACCACGACCACCAGCAGCAGTCTGGCAACGGGTGCAACCACCAGGTTCCAAACCAGAATCACAGACCACAGAGCGTGGACGGACCTGAGATGCAGGCTCTGCCCATGCCGGTCCCAGAGCCAACAATCCAACACACTAAG TTGTTCATTAACAACGAGTGGCACGAGTCATGCAGTGGGAGAAAGATTCCTGTGTATAATCCGGCCACGGGGGAGCTGCTGTGTGACGTGGAGGAGGCTgatgca GAAGATGTTGACCTGGCAGTGAGGAGCGCCCGAGCCGCCTTCCAGATGGGGTCACCCTGGCGATCCATGGACGCCTCAGACCGAGGTCATCTACTTAATAGACTTGCTGACTTAGTGGAGCGAGATCGGCTTCTTCTGGCA ACCCTGGAGGCTCTGGACTCTGGCAAAGTGTTTCTCATGGCATATTTTGTAGATCTGATGGCAACAATCAAAACTTTGAGATATTATGGAGGTTGGGCCGACAAGGTTCAGGGCAAAACCATCCCAGTAG atgGACAGTACTTTACTTACACTCGACATGAGCCCATTGGAGTATGTGGCCAGATCATTCCT TGGAACTTCCCATTGATGATGTTTGCATGGAAGATTGCTCCTGCTCTGTGCTGTGGGAACACTGTCATCATCAAACCTGCTGAACAGACCCCATTGTCAGCCCTGCACATGGCTGCACTCATAAAAGAG GTCGGGTTTCCTCCAGGTGTGGTGAATGTGGTGCCGGGCTACGGTCAGACAGCCGGCTGTGCCATTTCTCATCACATGGACATAGACAAAGTCGCCTTCACCGGATCTACCGCT GTTGGGAAACTCATTCAGAAGGCTGCAGGCGACAGCAATCTGAAGAGAGTTACACTGGAACTCGGCGGCAAAAATCCCAATATTGTCTTTGCAGACTGTGACT TAGAGTACGCAGTGGAGCAGGCCCACAGTGGTCTGTTCTTCAACCAGGGCCAGTGCTGTCTGGCTGGATCCAGGGTGTTTGTGGAGGAACCGATCTACGAGGAGTTTGTCCGTCGCAGCGTCGAGAGGGCCACATCCAAAGTCCTGGGAAACCCACTGCTGCCTGGGGTGGATCACGGGCCACAG ATTGACCAGAAGCAGTTTGATAAGATAATGGAGCTGATAGAGAGCGGGAAGAGTGAGGGAGCCACACTGGAATGTGGGGGGTCCGCGTGgggtcagcagggactctttaTCCAACCCACCGTCTTCTCAAATGTCACAGATGATATGCGCATCGCCAAAGAAGAG ATTTTTGGGCCAGTGCAGCAGATCATGTGCTTCCGCAGCGTCCATGAAGTCATCCAGAGAGCCAACGACACACACTACGGCCTGGCAGCGGGCGTGTTCACCAACGACATCGACAAAGCCCTGACAGTCTCTTCAGCGCTGCAGGCTGGCATGGTCTG GGTGAACTGTTACAATGCCATGAGTGCTCAGTGTCCGTTTGGAGGCTTCAAAATGTCTGGCAATGGGAGGGAGAT gGGAGAATATGCTCTTCAGGAGTACACAGAGGTCAAGGCAGTCACCATCAAAATCTCACAGAAGAACTCGTAA
- the LOC128438250 gene encoding aldehyde dehydrogenase, cytosolic 2 isoform X2 has product MQALPMPVPEPTIQHTKLFINNEWHESCSGRKIPVYNPATGELLCDVEEADAEDVDLAVRSARAAFQMGSPWRSMDASDRGHLLNRLADLVERDRLLLATLEALDSGKVFLMAYFVDLMATIKTLRYYGGWADKVQGKTIPVDGQYFTYTRHEPIGVCGQIIPWNFPLMMFAWKIAPALCCGNTVIIKPAEQTPLSALHMAALIKEVGKLIQKAAGDSNLKRVTLELGGKNPNIVFADCDLEYAVEQAHSGLFFNQGQCCLAGSRVFVEEPIYEEFVRRSVERATSKVLGNPLLPGVDHGPQIDQKQFDKIMELIESGKSEGATLECGGSAWGQQGLFIQPTVFSNVTDDMRIAKEEIFGPVQQIMCFRSVHEVIQRANDTHYGLAAGVFTNDIDKALTVSSALQAGMVWVNCYNAMSAQCPFGGFKMSGNGREMGEYALQEYTEVKAVTIKISQKNS; this is encoded by the exons ATGCAGGCTCTGCCCATGCCGGTCCCAGAGCCAACAATCCAACACACTAAG TTGTTCATTAACAACGAGTGGCACGAGTCATGCAGTGGGAGAAAGATTCCTGTGTATAATCCGGCCACGGGGGAGCTGCTGTGTGACGTGGAGGAGGCTgatgca GAAGATGTTGACCTGGCAGTGAGGAGCGCCCGAGCCGCCTTCCAGATGGGGTCACCCTGGCGATCCATGGACGCCTCAGACCGAGGTCATCTACTTAATAGACTTGCTGACTTAGTGGAGCGAGATCGGCTTCTTCTGGCA ACCCTGGAGGCTCTGGACTCTGGCAAAGTGTTTCTCATGGCATATTTTGTAGATCTGATGGCAACAATCAAAACTTTGAGATATTATGGAGGTTGGGCCGACAAGGTTCAGGGCAAAACCATCCCAGTAG atgGACAGTACTTTACTTACACTCGACATGAGCCCATTGGAGTATGTGGCCAGATCATTCCT TGGAACTTCCCATTGATGATGTTTGCATGGAAGATTGCTCCTGCTCTGTGCTGTGGGAACACTGTCATCATCAAACCTGCTGAACAGACCCCATTGTCAGCCCTGCACATGGCTGCACTCATAAAAGAG GTTGGGAAACTCATTCAGAAGGCTGCAGGCGACAGCAATCTGAAGAGAGTTACACTGGAACTCGGCGGCAAAAATCCCAATATTGTCTTTGCAGACTGTGACT TAGAGTACGCAGTGGAGCAGGCCCACAGTGGTCTGTTCTTCAACCAGGGCCAGTGCTGTCTGGCTGGATCCAGGGTGTTTGTGGAGGAACCGATCTACGAGGAGTTTGTCCGTCGCAGCGTCGAGAGGGCCACATCCAAAGTCCTGGGAAACCCACTGCTGCCTGGGGTGGATCACGGGCCACAG ATTGACCAGAAGCAGTTTGATAAGATAATGGAGCTGATAGAGAGCGGGAAGAGTGAGGGAGCCACACTGGAATGTGGGGGGTCCGCGTGgggtcagcagggactctttaTCCAACCCACCGTCTTCTCAAATGTCACAGATGATATGCGCATCGCCAAAGAAGAG ATTTTTGGGCCAGTGCAGCAGATCATGTGCTTCCGCAGCGTCCATGAAGTCATCCAGAGAGCCAACGACACACACTACGGCCTGGCAGCGGGCGTGTTCACCAACGACATCGACAAAGCCCTGACAGTCTCTTCAGCGCTGCAGGCTGGCATGGTCTG GGTGAACTGTTACAATGCCATGAGTGCTCAGTGTCCGTTTGGAGGCTTCAAAATGTCTGGCAATGGGAGGGAGAT gGGAGAATATGCTCTTCAGGAGTACACAGAGGTCAAGGCAGTCACCATCAAAATCTCACAGAAGAACTCGTAA
- the LOC128438250 gene encoding aldehyde dehydrogenase 1A1 isoform X3 produces the protein MPVPEPTIQHTKLFINNEWHESCSGRKIPVYNPATGELLCDVEEADAVNVDLAVRSARAAFQMGSPWRSMDASDRGHLLNRLADLVERDRLLLATLEALDSGKVFLMAYFVDLMATIKTLRYYGGWADKVQGKTIPVDGQYFTYTRHEPIGVCGQIIPWNFPLMMFAWKIAPALCCGNTVIIKPAEQTPLSALHMAALIKEVGFPPGVVNVVPGYGQTAGCAISHHMDIDKVAFTGSTAVGKLIQKAAGDSNLKRVTLELGGKNPNIVFADCDLEYAVEQAHSGLFFNQGQCCLAGSRVFVEEPIYEEFVRRSVERATSKVLGNPLLPGVDHGPQIDQKQFDKIMELIESGKSEGATLECGGSAWGQQGLFIQPTVFSNVTDDMRIAKEEIFGPVQQIMCFRSVHEVIQRANDTHYGLAAGVFTNDIDKALTVSSALQAGMVWVNCYNAMSAQCPFGGFKMSGNGREMGEYALQEYTEVKAVTIKISQKNS, from the exons ATGCCGGTCCCAGAGCCAACAATCCAACACACTAAG TTGTTCATTAACAACGAGTGGCACGAGTCATGCAGTGGGAGAAAGATTCCTGTGTATAATCCGGCCACGGGGGAGCTGCTGTGTGACGTGGAGGAGGCTgatgcagtaa ATGTTGACCTGGCAGTGAGGAGCGCCCGAGCCGCCTTCCAGATGGGGTCACCCTGGCGATCCATGGACGCCTCAGACCGAGGTCATCTACTTAATAGACTTGCTGACTTAGTGGAGCGAGATCGGCTTCTTCTGGCA ACCCTGGAGGCTCTGGACTCTGGCAAAGTGTTTCTCATGGCATATTTTGTAGATCTGATGGCAACAATCAAAACTTTGAGATATTATGGAGGTTGGGCCGACAAGGTTCAGGGCAAAACCATCCCAGTAG atgGACAGTACTTTACTTACACTCGACATGAGCCCATTGGAGTATGTGGCCAGATCATTCCT TGGAACTTCCCATTGATGATGTTTGCATGGAAGATTGCTCCTGCTCTGTGCTGTGGGAACACTGTCATCATCAAACCTGCTGAACAGACCCCATTGTCAGCCCTGCACATGGCTGCACTCATAAAAGAG GTCGGGTTTCCTCCAGGTGTGGTGAATGTGGTGCCGGGCTACGGTCAGACAGCCGGCTGTGCCATTTCTCATCACATGGACATAGACAAAGTCGCCTTCACCGGATCTACCGCT GTTGGGAAACTCATTCAGAAGGCTGCAGGCGACAGCAATCTGAAGAGAGTTACACTGGAACTCGGCGGCAAAAATCCCAATATTGTCTTTGCAGACTGTGACT TAGAGTACGCAGTGGAGCAGGCCCACAGTGGTCTGTTCTTCAACCAGGGCCAGTGCTGTCTGGCTGGATCCAGGGTGTTTGTGGAGGAACCGATCTACGAGGAGTTTGTCCGTCGCAGCGTCGAGAGGGCCACATCCAAAGTCCTGGGAAACCCACTGCTGCCTGGGGTGGATCACGGGCCACAG ATTGACCAGAAGCAGTTTGATAAGATAATGGAGCTGATAGAGAGCGGGAAGAGTGAGGGAGCCACACTGGAATGTGGGGGGTCCGCGTGgggtcagcagggactctttaTCCAACCCACCGTCTTCTCAAATGTCACAGATGATATGCGCATCGCCAAAGAAGAG ATTTTTGGGCCAGTGCAGCAGATCATGTGCTTCCGCAGCGTCCATGAAGTCATCCAGAGAGCCAACGACACACACTACGGCCTGGCAGCGGGCGTGTTCACCAACGACATCGACAAAGCCCTGACAGTCTCTTCAGCGCTGCAGGCTGGCATGGTCTG GGTGAACTGTTACAATGCCATGAGTGCTCAGTGTCCGTTTGGAGGCTTCAAAATGTCTGGCAATGGGAGGGAGAT gGGAGAATATGCTCTTCAGGAGTACACAGAGGTCAAGGCAGTCACCATCAAAATCTCACAGAAGAACTCGTAA
- the tmc2b gene encoding transmembrane channel-like protein 2-B: MPPKRKNNTVINLEDVGMEVDAVSDSGSEDEARKRSKNRRTKPQRRAKRVSDDEEDEEDEDEAPRKRGRKKKAKPRDSDEDDEEDDRNVKRKGSKASRKRAAKEESDEESEDDREKKKKGGRAASKKEKEDQNKGRKGNVKKKEGKDKDGEKDKKKKNGKLNSSSSSSSDSDDESLSEGEMEALKEQVEEKKKLITTLRNKPWRMKRRLVLLKEAQEFVERFEGALGKGKGRKLYAYKVMMTKKLIKFKRDFENFKTACIPWERKIKDVESHFGSSVASYFIFLRWMYGLNLILFGLMFGLVMLPELLMGLPYGSIPRKTVPREEQPTAMDFSVLFEFSGYCQYSFLFYGFYNSERMIGVLQFRLPLSYLLVGVGIFGYSLMVVIRTMARNSNEGGDGAEEGEFTFSWKMFTSWDYLIGNPETADNKFASITTSFKESIVDEQENQKDENIHLRRFLRVLANLMILCCLGGSGYLIYFVVKRSQEFANMKTDNLSWFEKNEVEFVMSLLGLVCPPLFETIAELEDYHPRIALKWQLGRIFALFLGNLYTFLFALFDEVNAKLEREKSIKNETEWLLNQYYANYSLHFNTSDVPPPTVDPADVIRGPCWETGVGIEFVKLIVSDMQVTYLTILIGDFLRAVIVRFLNYCWCWDLEAGFPSYGEFDISGNVLGLVFNQGMIWMGAFYAPGLVGLNVLRLLSSMYYQSWAVMSCNVPHERVFKASRSNNFYMGLLLLVLFLSLLPVVYTIMTMPPSFDCGPFSGQEKMYEVVMETIEQDLPAFIGNILTYATNPGLIMPAVLLMVLALYYLNAVSKGYQQANNDLKRKMQLARDEEKNRRNNKDSTNQVMMDLEDLLPNKSLIPPPVKEEPPPPAVVNEKGSKSPKTKPGAAGKGVNLQKDVSLAAPNPRGPVTRAPGPRGGPPGNARGPQPGRGRGRGRGGPR; this comes from the exons aTGCCtccaaagaggaaaaacaatacCGTGATCAACCTTGAAGATg TTGGGATGGAGGTTGATGCTGTGTCAGACAGTGGAAGTGAAG ATGAGGCCCGGAAGAGAAGTAAAAACAGAAGAACCAAACCACAACGTAGAGCCAAACGGGTcagtgatgatgaggaagacgaggaggatgaggatgaggccCCACGGAAAAGAGGACGAAAGAAGAAGGCCAAGCCCAGAGACAGCGACGAAGATGACGAGGAAGACGACCGcaatgtgaaaagaaaaggatCAAAGGCCTCCAGGAAGAGAGCTGCTAAGGAGGAGAGTGACGAAGAGAGCGAAGACGaccgagagaagaagaaaaagggaggaagagcGGCGTccaaaaaggagaaagaggaccAGAATAAAGGGAGGAAGGGGaatgttaaaaagaaagaagggaagGATAAGGATGGTGAGAAggacaagaaaaagaagaatggGAAGTTGAACAG cagctcctcttcttcctctgactCCGATGATGAATCGCTCTcggagggagagatggaagcCCTGAAGGAACAGgtcgaggagaagaagaaactcaTCACTACATTAAGGAACAAACCGTGGCGCATGAAGAGGAGGCTCGTACTGCTcaa GGAGGCCCAGGAGTTTGTTGAAAGGTTTGAAGGCGCTCTTGGGAAAGGAAAAGGCCGGAAGCTGTATGCATACAAAGTCATGATGACAAAG AAACTGATCAAGTTTAAACGTGACTTTGAGAACTTCAAAACAGCCTGTATACCCTgggagaggaaaataaaagatgtaGAAA GTCACTTTGGGTCATCAGTGGCGTCCTACTTTATTTTTCTGAGGTGGATGTATGGTCTGAACTTGATTCTCTTTGGTCTCATGTTTGGTCTGGTGATGCTGCCCGAG CTCCTCATGGGTCTGCCCTATGGCTCTATTCCCAGGAAAACTGTGCCCCGAGAGGAGCAGCCCACAGCCATGGACTTCTCTGTGCTCTTTGAATTCAGT GGATACTGCCAGTACTCCTTTTTGTTCTACGGATTCTACAACAGCGAGCGAATGATCGGAGTGCTGCAGTTCAGACTCCCTCTTTCCTACCTGCTTGTGGGTGTTGGCATCTTTGGATACAGCCTGATGGTTGTCATTAGAAC aatGGCTCGTAACTCAAATGAAGGAGGAGACGGGGCCGAGGAAGGAGAGTTCACCTTTAGCTGGAAGATGTTCACCAGCTGGGACTACCTGATAGGAAATCCTGAGACTGCAGACAATAAGTTCGCCTCCATCACCACCAGCTTCAAG GAATCCATAGTAGATGAGCAGGAGAACCAGAAAGACGAGAACATCCATCTGAGACGGTTCCTCCGGGTTCTCGCCAACCTCATGATCCTGTGCTGCCTGGGAGGCAGTGGATACCTCATCTACTTTGTGGTGAAACGTTCTCAGGAGTTTGCTAATATGAAGACAGATAATCTCTCATGGTTTGAAAAGAACGAG GTGGAGTTTGTGATGTCTCTGCTGGGGCTggtgtgtcctcctctctttgAAACCATTGCAGAGTTGGAAGATTATCACCCTCGTATCGCTCTGAAGTGGCAGCTGGGTCGAATCTTTGCCCTCTTCCTGGGAAACCTTTACACCTTCCTCTTTGCCCTGTTTGATGAAGTCAATGCCAAG ctggagagagagaagtcaaTCAAGAATGAGACTGAATGGCTTCTGAATCAGTACTATGCAAACTACAGCCTCCACTTCAACACGTCTGATGTTCCTCCTCCGACTGTGGACCCAGCAGATGTCATCAGAGGACCCTGCTGGGAGACTGGAGTGGGAATA GAATTTGTGAAGCTGATTGTGTCAGACATGCAAGTGACCTATTTGACGATCCTGATTGGTGACTTCCTGCGAGCCGTCATTGTGCGCTTCCTTAACTACTGCTGGTGCTGGGACCTGGAGGCTGGATTT CCTTCATATGGAGAGTTCGACATCAGTGGAAATGTCCTTGGGCTTGTCTTCAATCAAGGAATGATTTG GATGGGAGCGTTCTACGCTCCAGGTCTAGTGGGTCTGAACGTGTTGCGTCTGCTGTCCTCGATGTACTACCAGAGCTGGGCGGTGATGTCCTGTAACGTTCCTCACGAGCGAGTTTTCAAGGCCTCGCGCTCCAACAACTTCTACATGGGCCTGCTGCTGCTCGTGCTGTTCCTCAGTCTGCTGCCAGTCGTCTACACTATCATGACCATGCCCCCTTCATTCGACTGTGGACCTTTCAG TGGTCAGGAGAAGATGTATGAAGTGGTCATGGAGACGATAGAGCAGGATCTACCTGCATTCATAGGGAACATTTTAACGTACGCCACCAACCCTGGACTCATCATGCCTGCTGTCCTCCTCATGGT ATTGGCCCTCTACTACCTGAACGCAGTATCAAAAGGATACCAACAAGCCAACAATGACCTTAAAAGGAAGATGCAATTG GCACGAGACGAGGAGAAGAACCGCAGGAACAACAAGGACAGCACTAATCAAGTGATGATGGACCTGGAGGACTTGCTGCCAAACAAGTCTCTCATACCGCCTCCAGTCAAGGAGGAGCCGCCCCCACCTG CTGTCGTAAATGAGAAGGGAAGCAAGTCTCCTAAAACGAAGCCCGGTGCAGCAGGGAAAGGGGTAAATCTGCAAAAGGACGTGTCCCTGGCCGCCCCTAACCCCAGAGGGCCAGTGACCCGCGCACCAGGGCCGAGAGGGGGGCCCCCTGGAAATGCCAGGGGGCCTCAACCGGGCAGAGGTAGGGGTCGGGGTCGGGGTGGGCCAAGGTAA